The following coding sequences lie in one Arachis hypogaea cultivar Tifrunner chromosome 9, arahy.Tifrunner.gnm2.J5K5, whole genome shotgun sequence genomic window:
- the LOC112712428 gene encoding vacuolar iron transporter homolog 1-like, which translates to MAFNHSNNNNDSSPINNETKFVVSDLEQQQQLSRTPENEGEANKEEEFDYSKRSQWLRAAVLGANDGLVSTAALMMGVGAVREDMKAMVLSGFAGLVAGACSMAIGEFVSVYSQLDIEIAQMKRQQQQEEEDEKEKEGLPNPLQAAAASAFAFSIGAMVPLLAASFVRDYKLRLGLILGSVSFALILFGCLAATLGKAPPFRSCVRVFFGGWLAMAITFGLTKLIGSSVL; encoded by the coding sequence atggCATTCAATcatagtaataataacaatgataGTTCACCAATTAATAACGAAACCAAATTTGTAGTGAGTGACCTTGAGCAACAGCAACAATTATCAAGAACCCCAGAGAATGAAGGAGAAGCAAATAAGGAGGAGGAATTTGATTACTCAAAAAGATCCCAGTGGCTGCGTGCAGCAGTGCTGGGAGCGAACGACGGGCTGGTGTCGACGGCGGCTCTGATGATGGGAGTGGGAGCAGTGAGGGAAGACATGAAGGCCATGGTGTTGTCGGGTTTTGCAGGCCTTGTGGCAGGGGCATGTAGCATGGCCATTGGTGAGTTTGTTTCTGTGTATTCACAGTTAGACATAGAGATTGCTCAAATGAAgagacaacaacaacaagaagaagaagatgagaaagagaaagagggttTACCGAACCCTTTACAAGCAGCGGCAGCATCAGCTTTTGCATTTTCGATTGGTGCAATGGTTCCTCTTCTTGCGGCATCTTTTGTAAGGGACTATAAGCTCAGGTTGGGACTTATTTTGGGGTCGGTTAGTTTTGCTTTGATTTTGTTTGGTTGCTTGGCTGCCACTCTTGGTAAGGCTCCTCCATTTAGGTCTTGTGTTAGGGTCTTCTTTGGTGGTTGGTTAGCCATGGCTATAACTTTTGGCCTAACCAAGTTGATTGGCTCAAGTGTCCTTTAA